aacaaaaaatcaaaaccattgccgtcgagtggattccaactcagtgaccctataggacagagtagaactgccccatagtgtttccaaggtagattcaaactgccaaccgttggttagcagctgagctcttaaccactgtaccaccacggctCCCCAAGGCTGAGAAACGTTAACACCCGCCCCTCCTCCCAGGCTTTGGTCTGTTTATCCCAGAGCCCCTGAGGCCAGCAGCTGCTCTCTAACTGGCTGCCTAGGGCTGAGATCTCCCTGAGGACCCACACACACCTGACTGGTGGGCAGAGGTGTGAAAACACATTAGGGAGCAGCTAAGAAGTCTAAAGTTTGGGCAGTCTTGGGAACCCCACCAACCAGAGGAAAACAGGAGAAACTCCTTCCCGACACCCCAGCTTGGAGGACCCAGGGGCAGGACAGCCACTTTTGAGGGCTCTGGTGTTTTGTCACCCTCCTACCCAACCTTCCATGTGACCTTCTGCACCCTCAGCTCACTGTGTACTTGGGCAAGCGGGACTTTGTAGATCACCTGGATAAAGTGGACCCTGTAGGTAAGTTTTCCCAGAAAGTGGCTACTTGTCCCCTAAGAAGGGAAGCTGTCCTGGGGCCCAGGAATGGGGGAGAGGCTCTGCTGGGAAGTGAGCTCGTGTGTCCCTTTTTAGATGGTGTGGTGCTTGTGGACCCTGACTACTTGAAGGACCGCAAAGGTACCGGCCCCAGATGCAGGGGCCCAAGGGAAGGCGGGACGTGAGATGGGCTGCCATCGAGGGGGTGCCCAAGAGAGGTGGCGGGCTGAGGTGGAAGTAAGGAACAGGACTGAGGCAAGTGTTGTTCTCCCAAGGGTGGAGCAGCTGCTGCAACGTAATGAGGGGATGGGAGTGAGGGGTGCCTGACCTCCCCACCTTGCCCCCCCTTGCCAGTGTTTGTGACCCTCACCTGTGCCTTCCGCTATGGCCGTGAAGACCTGGATGTGCTGGGCTTGTCTTTCCGCAAAGACCTCTTCATCGCCACCTACCAGGCCTTCCCCCCAATGCCCAACCCACCCCGGCCCCCGACCCGCCTGCAGGACCGGCTGCTGAGGAAGCTGGGCCAGCATGCCCACCCCTTTTTTTTCACAGTGAGGATGCCCCCACCCTCCACAGGACAAAGGGTCTGGGATGGGTTTGGGGGCGAGGCGCCTGTCATGGGCAGATCTGGAGGGATAGTAAGGCTTTGGCCTTGGCGTGAAAGGGAGGAGGCAGGGAACCCCGAGCCACCTCCTTTTAAGGTCCTCCCGCATTCAGGAAGCCTTTGCCTCGCTGCCTTCTCTGGggccccttccttcttttctcaccCCCAGGTTGAGATTGGGAGGAAGACTGGGGGGCTTCCCGGAGGAACTAAagccctccctcccctctgccaCAGATACCCCAGAATCTGCCCTGCTCTGTCACACTGCAGCCAGGCCCAGAGGACACAGGGAAGGTAAGAAAGAAACAGCCCTGAGCTAGCAGGGCAGACAGGGCCCAGCAGCAGCCTGGGAGGGCACCAGAGAGGGAAGGCAGACTGTCAGGAGAGGCCAGGAGTGGGGCTGAGGGCAGGGAAACACCCCGGGGGGAAGTTGGGCGTGTGGTATGGCCACTGCTAAAGTAGGGCACCGCCTTCCGCTCTCCTGACCTGCATGTACCCGGGCACAGCGGCTCACCCTGCACCGCCTGCACCGACCCTCTGCTGTGCCCAGCCCCACAGAGGCAGGCAGAGGGGGAACAAGATACAGTTTCCCACCCCTAGGCCTATAAGGGGCCAAGAGTCCCTGGCCaagaggagggaagagggaaggagggggaggaagggccCCGGCGGTGGTGCCAGCAGGTGCGTAAGGAAGGGCCTTTTCTCTCCCCGCCCCGTCCCCAAGGCCTGCGGGGTAGACTTTGAGATTCGAGCGTTCTGTGCCAAATCACTAGAAGAGAAAAGCCACAAAAGGTGAGGGAAGCAACCTCCTCTGTGGTTTAAccatcccttcctgcctctgtGAGCCCGAGGCCCTGTGGGAGGTGGAAGCAGGGATCTGGGTGCCTGAGAGCCCACCGTTCCTCCCACCCCCAGGAACTCTGTGCGGCTGGTGATCCGAAAGGTGCAGTTTGCCCCTGAGAAACCCGGCCCCCAGCCTTCAGCTGAAACCACACGCCACTTCCTCATGTCTGACCGGTCCCTGCACCTTGAGGCGTCCCTGGACAAGGAGGTGGGGTGCAAGAGGGTGACTCAGGGACCACAATGTAGGCCAGGCCCTGGGGGGAAGGGGTGAAGCCACATGTCCGGATGGCCTCTTTGAAGGAGGTTGCCCTAGCTGGGTGTGGGGTCGTTATGGCCTTGGATTCAGTGAGAGGAGGCAGACTATGAGTCTGCGTTGGGGGCACACTAGTAATTAGACCCATGAAAACAAACCAGATTAACTGACGCCCTACCCCAAAAGCTGTACTACCACGGGGAGCCCCTCAATGTCAATGTCCACGTCACCAACAACTCCACCAAGACCGTCAAGAAGATCAAAGTCTCTGGTAGGAGGTGGGGGTTGGGAGGGGGTCTTGGGAGAGGGAGTTATTGCAGAAATGACTCAGCCCAAGGACATGTTGTCTACCAGTGCTTAAAGAATTTAGATTGTTCCAGAATGATCTCTGGGGCCCCAGAGTTTACTGCTATGGAGAGGGCTGTATGTAGATGTGGATGGTGGTGTTGGGCTGGGACCTGGGCCACGCCGAGGGGGCTGCAGTTGTGCTCCATCCAGAGCTGCTGAACGTGGATGTGGAGGGTGGTGGTGGACTGGGGCCTGGGCCAATCCGGGGGAGCTGCAGTTGTGCTCCATCCAGAGCTGCGGTGATGCCCTGCCCCACAGTGAGACAGTATGCCGACATCTGCCTCTTCAGCACCGCCCAGTACAAGTGCCCCGTGGCTCAAATCGAACAAGAGTGAGTACCAGAACACACCTGGATCTCAGTCTTGGGGGAGAAAAGTAGGACCAGAGGAGAATTCCTCCTGTACTATTGCCAATTAAAGGGGCATTCCTTTCAGAATTGGGTAGCTCCACGCTGTTTATTTCCTTGAGCAGGTTGAGCCAAAGCCTACTGGGTGCCCAAAGGTTCTAGAAGGGGTTAGTGATGTGGAAGATGTTGCTTGGTGGTAGTGGGCTGCCCCTCGCCCAGCCTAGCTCTCCAAGAGTCTTGTTCTCTCACCCCTACCCCCAGTGACCAGGTATCCCCCAGTTCCACATTCTGTAAGGTATACACCATAACCCCGCTGCTCAGCGACAACCGGGAGAAGCGTGGCCTCGCCCTGGATGGGAAACTCAAACACGAGGACACCAACCTGGCTTCCAGCACCATGTGAGGGGGCATGGGGGGGTCTCCTGCAGCCCAGGAAACAGACATTCGTCCAGCAAAGGTGCCAACTGTGCCACACTCTGTCCTAGGGGCCAGGGATGTATCAGTGTACAGAAGAGACCAaactctcacagtctagttgggggaagacagacaaatCCAATCATGAAGAAACTGTATATAGTTTGTTTAGTGTGTCAGGGAGAAAAAAGTAAAGCTGAGAAGGGAAATACAAAGCATATACAGAGAGGGACAGGGTGTGTTAAATACAGTGACTATGGAAGATGTAATACAGAGGTGAATTTGGAGTAAGGACCCAAAAGAAGTAAGTGTGGATAGGCAGGGAAAGGGCTCTGGGAAGAGAATGACGAGCACAGAGACCCAGAGGCAGGACTGGGCCAGGTGTTTGTGGGAGCCAGCAGAGCCACAGCTAGCCTAATGGTGCCACTGTGCCTGTGGCAGGAGCGACCCTAGGGCTCTACAGCTTCACAGAGTAAGGGCTGGGCCACTGTCCAGGGTACACACTCCATGACCACACAGCAGGCCCAGGCCAGCGGGGGAGAATGCACCACAAGGGGAGGAGGTGAGGTGAGGGGGCTGATGGAGAACAGGACACCAGTGAGCACTGAGGCCACGGGGACTTCAGCTTTTACTGAGAGAGTCAGAGATGGGAACCCACAGGAGGGCTCTGAGGAGAGAAAGCAGGTGGCTGCTTTACCATGAGTACAGCACAGCCTGTGCGGCTAGAGCCCCAGGCTGGTGGGAGTTTGCAGTTCTGCTCAGCACCCAGTGGAAGCTCCAAGGGTGGGACGGGGTGCAGGGCAGTGCGTCCTGTCCAACTGCCCACCCCAATTGCAGAGTGAAGGAGGGTGCCAACAAGGAGGTGCTGGGAATCCtggtgtcctacagggtcaaggTGAAGCTGGTGGTGTCTCGAGGCGGGTGAGTGTGGTGGGGGCTGCATGGGGCTGCGCCAGTTCTCTCTAGTGCCATGCTGGCATCCTCTTCATGCCAGCTCTCCTCCTCCCCAGGGATGTCTCTGTGGAGCTGCCTTTTGTTCTTATGCACCCCAAACCCCATGACCACATCATCACACTCCCCAGACCCCAGTCAGGTAAGTGTGCTATCCCAAGTGGCCAAAGGGAGGGCATGAGAGCCAGCAGAGAAATGCTGGAACTTTCAGCACCAACCCACccacctcctcccttcctccccccagcCGCTCCTGAAATGGATGTCCCTGTGGATACCAACCTCATTGAATTTGATACCAAGTAAGATGCTcatccctcccccaccttcctCCCTTTCACCCCCTTTGACAAAGATTCCTAGATTCGAATCTATTCTCCTGcctattttttgtcttttggggGAAGGGATGGTTGAAGCATCAAATCCAGATGCCTTGGCCTTGTGAGGCTGCCTAATACTGCCTCTCCTCTGTCCCTTGCAAATATCTCCAGTCCCATTGCTGTGCTAACACCTGTCTCTGGGAGGGACGGAGGCTGAGAAAAGGGCCTGAAACCCTTGCCTCACCCTCTCTTTTCCACCACCAAGCTACGCCACGGATGATGACATTGTGTTTGAGGACTTTGCCAGGCTTCGGCTGAAGGGGGTGAAGGATGAGGAATATGACGACCAATTCTGCTAGTGGGGGGGAGCTGAGAGAAGGGAGTGGATGATGCTGGGAGAGAGAGGGATAGGACCAAGATCCCCACTCCTTTTGGGGGAGATCCCAGCCTatcttcccttcctctccatcCAGCAGCTTCCTCAACCaaccccttccctcctcctcctatCCCCTAAAATACGCACTGGACCCATCTCCTGTTGAAAATGGGCATTAACTTCTCGGCTATAGCTGTGCCTCCCCAACCTCCCAGTGGGTGGCAAGCTGTGTTTGTACCTAAATGTTCTGGAAGGAGGGACGCTGAAAAGAAGAGTGATAGTTGGGGAAGGGGCAAGAAGGAACTCCCACACTCCACCTCCTACACATACCTCCAGTCACTCTCTTGCCTCCCATTCCATTCAAGATGAGACCCTTTGGGGAGCTGTGCCATTTCTTTCTGAGcataaagaggaaaataaaccTTTTAAtaggcatgagtgtgtgtgttttctatgCAGAGTTTAAGACGCGTACAGTGTGCTCATCCATGATTCTGTTAGCCTGTGAACACCATCAGGGTGAGGACTCAGTCTCACTCTTCTCTGCACTCTTGTAGCACCTGTTACATAGGCTGCCAGCAATGTTTACTGAATGACTACGCTGAACCTGTTTTCCAAGGTAAATAGTGAAACTTGATTTGGTTTGGTAAAGCCACAAAGTAAACATTCATTTATAGGGGAAATAATAGCCAGTTGCCCTGCAGACTCGATACCTATGACCAAGGTACGAGCTGGCTTTAGCTCATTTCTACTGCTCCTTAGAGTTGCTCAAGGAGTCCATTCCCGGGCTTGGTGGGTCCACATCTGCATGCCTCACGAGACAGAGAAGCAACACAACAGTAGAGTCTGGTGCTTCCATCTACCACAGAAGCCAAGGCTTTGGGCAGCCAAAGAGAGTC
The window above is part of the Elephas maximus indicus isolate mEleMax1 chromosome 19, mEleMax1 primary haplotype, whole genome shotgun sequence genome. Proteins encoded here:
- the ARRB2 gene encoding beta-arrestin-2, whose amino-acid sequence is MGEKPGTRVFKKSSPNCKLTVYLGKRDFVDHLDKVDPVDGVVLVDPDYLKDRKVFVTLTCAFRYGREDLDVLGLSFRKDLFIATYQAFPPMPNPPRPPTRLQDRLLRKLGQHAHPFFFTIPQNLPCSVTLQPGPEDTGKACGVDFEIRAFCAKSLEEKSHKRNSVRLVIRKVQFAPEKPGPQPSAETTRHFLMSDRSLHLEASLDKELYYHGEPLNVNVHVTNNSTKTVKKIKVSVRQYADICLFSTAQYKCPVAQIEQDDQVSPSSTFCKVYTITPLLSDNREKRGLALDGKLKHEDTNLASSTIVKEGANKEVLGILVSYRVKVKLVVSRGGDVSVELPFVLMHPKPHDHIITLPRPQSAAPEMDVPVDTNLIEFDTNYATDDDIVFEDFARLRLKGVKDEEYDDQFC